Proteins from one Planctomycetia bacterium genomic window:
- a CDS encoding TolC family protein: MSTLIGNKWGIWVGSLTLVATAGCATRYEHSLTVPPPSSDLLSIVEARQVAAESSDTLPPTLTLLQAIDVALQNHPELVSANALIGVAQGNALQAGLYPNPTVGYIGEQLGSRENGAGQQGPFVSQEIVTGGKLGVSQSAALDAVTANQWQAISKRFDLEAKVRAAFYDALTAQREVSENEAIVKIALESTEASQKMEKAGRGATTDVLRAKVEYEVNLNKLISSRERLKVAWPLLANVIGKPGAKITPLQGDLEQGRPEYQLAHVQETVLSKNSQLMQAQASISEAEKLITRSRLENIPNVDLKVQPLYDYTQSVSQVSFEVGMRIPVWNKNQGNIQAAEAELARRVSELQNTKLQLSDRVLLAYQRYATARDQVNKFEKELLPQAREAQRLSKSAFESGDAKYDYTALLDAQRTYAQARLSYVQTLGEFWKAAAEIHGLLQQAP, translated from the coding sequence ATGTCCACGCTTATTGGTAACAAATGGGGTATTTGGGTAGGTTCGCTAACTCTTGTTGCGACCGCTGGATGCGCAACAAGGTACGAACACTCCCTGACCGTTCCACCCCCTTCAAGCGATCTACTTAGCATTGTGGAAGCAAGACAGGTTGCAGCAGAGAGTTCTGATACTCTCCCCCCCACTCTTACACTCCTGCAAGCTATCGACGTTGCTCTTCAGAATCACCCGGAACTTGTTTCCGCTAATGCTCTCATCGGCGTTGCACAGGGCAACGCCCTGCAAGCTGGACTCTATCCAAACCCAACTGTTGGTTACATCGGAGAACAGCTTGGAAGCCGCGAGAATGGAGCCGGACAACAAGGACCGTTCGTTTCACAGGAGATTGTAACCGGCGGAAAACTTGGAGTATCGCAGTCGGCAGCGCTTGACGCAGTAACCGCTAATCAATGGCAGGCAATCAGCAAGCGGTTTGATCTTGAAGCTAAGGTGCGAGCCGCCTTTTACGATGCACTCACAGCACAGAGAGAAGTAAGCGAGAACGAAGCTATCGTAAAGATCGCTCTTGAGAGCACCGAAGCGTCTCAGAAAATGGAGAAAGCTGGACGCGGTGCTACTACCGATGTGCTTCGTGCTAAAGTTGAGTACGAAGTAAACCTGAACAAACTTATCTCATCTAGAGAAAGACTCAAAGTCGCCTGGCCTCTCCTCGCCAACGTGATTGGAAAGCCCGGTGCGAAGATCACTCCACTTCAAGGCGACCTTGAACAAGGCAGACCCGAGTATCAACTAGCGCATGTTCAGGAGACTGTGCTATCGAAAAATTCGCAACTTATGCAAGCTCAGGCAAGCATCTCCGAAGCGGAGAAGCTTATCACTCGCTCTCGCCTAGAGAACATTCCGAACGTCGACTTGAAAGTGCAGCCACTTTATGACTACACACAAAGTGTTTCGCAAGTCTCGTTTGAAGTCGGCATGCGAATCCCTGTTTGGAACAAAAACCAAGGGAATATCCAGGCAGCGGAAGCCGAACTAGCTCGCAGGGTGAGTGAACTGCAGAATACGAAGCTTCAACTTAGCGACCGTGTGCTACTTGCCTATCAACGCTACGCAACTGCTCGTGACCAAGTCAACAAGTTTGAGAAAGAGTTGCTTCCCCAGGCTCGCGAAGCTCAACGGTTATCAAAGTCTGCGTTTGAAAGTGGTGATGCGAAATACGACTACACGGCACTTCTTGACGCACAGCGGACCTATGCTCAAGCAAGGCTGAGTTATGTTCAAACACTCGGTGAGTTCTGGAAGGCTGCTGCGGAAATTCATGGTTTGTTGCAACAGGCCCCATGA
- the vsr gene encoding DNA mismatch endonuclease Vsr: protein MNKLKPASPSSSLANVRSKRTRPERLVAAVLLKMGASFKQNVASLPGSPDFVIEGMKKVIFVHGCYWHRHGCSKSSTPKTNRDYWIPKFARNVKRDRKVVAQLKRRGWLVLILWECKLSDGRSLFQVLRRFLNKSAPLPRPRKSNAPARTPFQRKRHNVGEASGVG, encoded by the coding sequence ATGAACAAACTAAAGCCTGCAAGTCCATCATCCAGCTTGGCGAATGTCCGATCCAAACGAACACGGCCTGAAAGGCTTGTAGCTGCCGTTCTTTTGAAGATGGGGGCAAGCTTCAAGCAGAACGTGGCATCACTGCCTGGCTCCCCTGACTTTGTGATTGAGGGGATGAAGAAGGTCATCTTTGTACATGGCTGCTATTGGCACCGGCATGGTTGCAGCAAGTCAAGTACCCCGAAAACCAATCGTGATTACTGGATTCCTAAGTTTGCCAGGAATGTAAAGCGTGATCGGAAGGTTGTGGCACAGTTGAAACGGCGTGGCTGGCTGGTGCTTATACTTTGGGAATGCAAGCTCTCCGATGGCAGATCGTTGTTTCAGGTGCTAAGGCGATTCTTGAACAAATCGGCACCGTTGCCTCGTCCAAGGAAAAGCAACGCTCCTGCTAGGACACCATTTCAGAGGAAGCGTCATAACGTCGGTGAGGCTAGTGGTGTCGGTTAA